A genomic segment from Ptychodera flava strain L36383 chromosome 19, AS_Pfla_20210202, whole genome shotgun sequence encodes:
- the LOC139119284 gene encoding uncharacterized protein: MQGETLQIDKRDYIDKYFTCGVCKDVYNRYSNVPRQFPCSHQFCEQCINTLIHQEQEHINCPECRCRHEIPENGAQGFPKVLVILKQLEFFNEHKGRTICENCRDEQGAKPAVSFCLDCFAYLCTTCIEAHSRAQALSNHEIQSLSCDTKGHEDRHVAAFCDASNCRKFVCSECFTSDHGECAHVLSNLKRADDISKSKINEIYREAKSVSHSLEFENTIINTEIDELAEYARTLEERIAKHVDVLTSELKEQQKTLVDQLKSRVKEIKSRLVGERSLCKKDIETVHEIEQHLTSFRDQEDQMRLLFALPKIADSIRQLSHVKRRNRRSKPEDLPEFFEESNMPMVVGRLGTRRDSKITTDAGSTVQPTHQNEPPASEDKAIDTDVAPSAVSADTHASSSAESQPKYSVWSFLDSFMGFFRQRPDVMRTTTGSIHANEVAETLSKIQKHVSKFKHILSNRDEESQQLETDDVYFAAKLVDQLGGVIEVQAMNVHLFIPPNALDKEELIYIYVDETSHGNEGLHSDESLLTPTVYCGPPGLKFRRNIILSLPHCAVDDEEWKFATYRVESSQGQWKKDSDMMQIAQNGRLSIFLNHFSSFKVCGTPYDELTPCKQHLQLSVWMKPAETTHGNLP; the protein is encoded by the coding sequence ATGCAAGGTGAAACGCTGCAGATTGACAAAAGGGACTACATCGACAAATACTTTACGTGTGGCGTATGCAAGGACGTGTACAACAGATATTCTAATGTACCGAGGCAATTTCCATGTTCGCATCAGTTTTGCGAACAATGCATCAACACCCTTATTCATCAGGAGCAGGAACATATAAATTGTCCGGAATGTCGATGTCGACACGAAATTCCCGAGAATGGTGCGCAGGGATTCCCGAAAGTGCTTGTAATCCTGAAACAACTAGAATTTTTTAACGAACACAAGGGAAGGACAATCTGTGAAAACTGTCGCGATGAACAGGGGGCAAAACCGGCTGTGTCTTTCTGCCTTGACTGTTTCGCTTATCTTTGCACTACTTGTATCGAAGCACACAGTCGCGCTCAAGCACTGAGTAATCACGAGATCCAAAGTTTGTCCTGCGATACAAAAGGGCATGAAGACAGACATGTGGCTGCTTTTTGCGATGCCAGTAATTGCCGGAAATTTGTCTGTTCCGAATGTTTCACAAGCGACCATGGTGAATGTGCGCATGTTCTTTCAAATCTGAAAAGGGCTGACGATATTTCAAAATCCAAAATTAATGAGATATACCGAGAAGCAAAGTCAGTATCACATTCacttgaatttgaaaatacaataataaatACTGAGATCGACGAGCTAGCAGAATACGCCCGTACACTGGAAGAACGTATTGCTAAACATGTTGATGTACTCACTTCTGAATTAAAAGAACAGCAGAAAACTCTTGTCGACCAGCTGAAATCCCGAGTAAAAGAAATTAAAAGTCGACTTGTAGGCGAGAGAAGTCTATGTAAAAAGGATATTGAGACCGTTCATGAAATCGAGCAGCACTTGACATCTTTTCGTGATCAAGAGGATCAGATGAGATTGCTGTTTGCGTTACCCAAAATAGCAGACAGCATACGTCAGTTGTCTCACGTAAAAAGGAGAAATCGCAGGTCAAAACCTGAGGACTTGCCAGAATTCTTTGAAGAAAGTAATATGCCTATGGTAGTCGGGCGTCTCGGAACGAGAAGGGATTCTAAAATTACAACTGACGCTGGATCGACTGTTCAGCCAACACATCAGAACGAACCGCCCGCATCGGAAGATAAAGCAATCGATACCGATGTTGCTCCGTCAGCGGTGAGTGCCGACACACATGCGTCAAGTTCGGCTGAAAGTCAGCCCAAGTACAGTGTGTGGTCGTTCCTCGATTCATTCATGGGCTTTTTCCGACAAAGACCTGATGTGATGCGTACCACTACTGGTAGCATACACGCGAATGAAGTCGCGGAAACtttatcaaaaatacaaaagcaTGTCTCCAAATTTAAACACATTTTAAGTAACAGAGATGAAGAAAGTCAGCAACTGGAGACTGATGATGTCTATTTCGCAGCAAAACTTGTTGATCAGCTTGGAGGCGTTATAGAAGTACAAGCGATGAATGTGCACCTTTTCATTCCACCTAACGCGCTAGACAAAGAAGAACTTATTTACATCTATGTGGACGAAACTAGTCATGGGAACGAAGGATTACATTCTGACGAGTCTTTGCTGACACCTACTGTATACTGCGGACCACCCGGACTTAAATTCAGACGAAACATCATTTTGTCACTCCCGCACTGCGCAGTGGATGATGAAGAATGGAAATTTGCAACATACAGGGTCGAATCAAGCCAAGGGCAGTGGAAGAAAGACTCAGATATGATGCAAATCGCCCAAAACGGACGTCTGTCTATTTTCCTAAATCACTTTTCGAGTTTTAAAGTCTGTGGTACGCCTTACGACGAACTTACACCGTGTAAGCAACACTTGCAACTTTCCGTATGGATGAAGCCCGCTGAGACAACACACGGGAACTTGCCGTGA